One window of the Staphylococcus equorum genome contains the following:
- a CDS encoding tetratricopeptide repeat protein: MAHNGKVIPMKLDSQFYKKLGDQKFLHQDYKKAAEYYGKVLDMSPQDFDVKVKYAECLVNIGLSGKAEHLFYESIAQQELVEESYYQLSQLNITLNEANKAFLFGINYVTMSNDEDYKEELEEMFEVSYNSAEKIEIESQLFAVQLIFQYLFSQGRLPEARTFILNQNDEIQEHRVVRNLLAMCYLYMNEYDIAKEMFERLLSEDNTDVHALCHYTLLLYNTNDKEKYQRYLKILNKVMPMNDDESFKLGIVLCYLKQYEASQKILQPLYRKGKFLSIQMYNALSYNSYYLNNIEDSKYYWSKLQDMTKVDVGYAPWVIAESKMYFDEQVLPLLLHDDSHHRLYGIFLLNQLKGREVLLTQEIWAVLESMEDYEKLYLTYIIQDLKLNKLDFIHRGLLMLYGVKSLKNNEDLFIVWIDQAEAIISEKVDLTNVNEYIAAFVYMYYRNADSKITKQQVIEWFDISSYRLNKTIDYLVSI; encoded by the coding sequence ATGGCGCATAACGGCAAAGTAATACCAATGAAATTAGATAGTCAATTTTATAAAAAATTGGGAGACCAAAAATTTCTGCACCAAGATTATAAAAAGGCAGCAGAATATTATGGCAAAGTGCTGGATATGTCACCTCAAGATTTTGATGTAAAAGTAAAATACGCGGAATGTCTTGTGAATATAGGACTAAGTGGTAAAGCAGAGCATCTATTTTATGAAAGTATTGCGCAACAAGAGTTAGTAGAAGAAAGTTATTATCAGCTTAGTCAATTAAACATTACATTAAATGAAGCAAATAAAGCATTTTTATTTGGTATAAATTATGTCACGATGTCTAACGATGAAGATTATAAAGAAGAACTTGAAGAAATGTTTGAAGTTTCTTATAATTCAGCTGAAAAAATAGAGATAGAAAGTCAGCTATTTGCAGTACAACTTATTTTCCAATACCTATTTTCTCAGGGAAGATTACCCGAAGCACGAACATTTATCTTAAATCAAAACGATGAAATTCAAGAACATCGCGTAGTGCGTAATTTACTTGCGATGTGTTATTTATACATGAATGAATATGACATTGCTAAAGAAATGTTTGAGCGATTGCTTAGTGAAGATAATACGGATGTACATGCATTATGTCATTATACTTTATTACTTTATAATACGAATGATAAAGAAAAATACCAACGCTATTTAAAAATTTTAAATAAAGTCATGCCGATGAATGATGATGAATCATTTAAGCTAGGCATCGTTTTATGTTACTTGAAACAATATGAAGCTTCGCAAAAAATATTACAGCCACTTTATAGAAAAGGAAAATTCCTTTCCATCCAAATGTATAATGCGTTAAGTTATAATAGTTACTATTTAAACAATATTGAGGATAGTAAATATTATTGGTCGAAGTTGCAAGATATGACTAAAGTAGATGTAGGTTATGCACCTTGGGTTATTGCAGAGAGTAAAATGTATTTCGATGAACAAGTATTACCATTATTACTCCATGACGATAGCCATCATAGGTTATATGGTATTTTCTTATTAAACCAGTTAAAGGGACGCGAAGTGCTTTTAACACAAGAAATTTGGGCAGTTCTAGAATCTATGGAAGATTACGAAAAGCTATATCTTACCTATATTATTCAAGATTTAAAATTAAACAAATTAGATTTCATTCATAGAGGCTTATTGATGTTGTATGGTGTGAAATCATTGAAAAATAATGAGGATTTATTTATTGTATGGATTGATCAAGCAGAAGCGATTATATCTGAAAAAGTAGATTTAACAAATGTAAATGAATATATTGCAGCATTTGTGTATATGTATTATCGTAATGCTGATAGTAAAATAACAAAACAACAAGTAATCGAATGGTTTGATATATCTTCTTACCGTTTAAATAAAACGATAGATTATTTAGTGAGCATATAA
- a CDS encoding acyltransferase, producing the protein MRNLKKVKVKGNNPLWHMYRYIRYFKIFKQTIIIEICRYLPHVKLKHWAYRNLLKMNIGKNTAFAFKVVPDLLYPEYISIGENCVIGYNTTILTHEFLVDEFRTGRVQIGDNTLIGANVTILPGVSIGSNVKVGAGAVISKDIPDSALAYGNPMQIRT; encoded by the coding sequence ATGCGTAATTTAAAAAAGGTTAAAGTTAAAGGCAATAACCCACTTTGGCATATGTATCGTTATATTAGATACTTTAAAATATTTAAACAAACGATAATTATTGAAATTTGCAGGTACTTGCCTCACGTGAAATTAAAACATTGGGCGTATCGCAATTTATTGAAAATGAATATTGGTAAAAACACAGCATTTGCTTTTAAAGTAGTTCCCGATTTATTATACCCAGAGTATATTTCCATAGGGGAAAATTGTGTGATTGGCTATAATACTACAATTTTGACTCATGAATTTCTCGTTGATGAATTTCGAACGGGGCGTGTGCAAATTGGTGATAATACTTTAATTGGCGCGAATGTTACAATATTACCAGGTGTAAGCATAGGATCAAATGTTAAAGTCGGAGCGGGTGCTGTTATTTCAAAAGACATACCTGATTCGGCATTAGCATATGGAAATCCCATGCAAATAAGAACTTAA